Below is a window of Candidatus Gorgyraea atricola DNA.
CCTTATAGTGTTTTAGAAACTCCTCTGCGAAATGTAAATACGGCATATCGCTAACAGCTTTTTCACCTGTACGTAGTGCCTGATGTTCTGTAAGTCGGGTTAAAAGCTTTCTCCTTGCCAATTCCTTATCGTCAGTCTTAGTGCTCTCCTGGCGGCGCTTACCCTTAGCGTCATAATACCACATCCACCATACAGAGCTATCTTTCCGCCTATATAGATCACCAAACTTTTTCGCTGTCATTGCCTTTACCATTCCCTCTTATTGCCCTATCAACCTCTGCAAGAACAAATCTGGGCTTTCCATTAAACTTATAATGAGGTATCTTTGCCGTGCTTACATAATAGTAAATCGTCCCTGTGGGCAACCCTATAAACTCAGCAATCTCTTTTACGCCTACATATTTTTTCATATTCACCCCCTTGCTACTGACCAACTGACTGGACAATTGTCAAGATTTTGATTAAAAAAATATCTAAATAACCCCTTCTTTCTTCAGAAGCTTTAAATAGGCCTTTGAGATATTTGATCTTCCTCTAAGCCACCTATTTAGCGTGCCATCAGGAACCCCGATTTTCTTCGCGAATTCCCATTGACGGAGGTTATGTTTTCGCATGTAATCCTGAATCTTCGCAAGTATTTCCCGTTCCGTCATCTAAGGGAAGTATACCCTGTGACTTGACAATTGTCAAGTCTTTCTTTGTGAAAAAATATTAAAGAAAAGTTTGGTTAACAGCGGGTATCTCTATTGGTTTCACATCTTGATCTGAGATACTATTGTGTAATGCATCGAGCTCTTGGATGCGCCTTAATGGAAGAGCGCTAAACTTCGAATTAAACAATTTCCGTAAAGACTCGGCTTCTTTCTCTTGAAAATGTGGATTATTTACAGGCTTGAGTTCTGGCATATTAAAATAAGAGCTGATATTGTTTATTAACCAGTTTATTTCCGTGGAACGTAAATATAAAGGTAGTCCTTCAGATAAACTCTTACCTTTACTTCTTATATAAAGACAAAAATCCATAATGTAAAAATAAAAACAACTGCGTAAATCATCATCTAAAGTATCAATAAAAGTCTTTAGATAAAGAATTTCTATGTCTCCATAGATCTCCTTGGATGTAAATTCATTACAGCGTAGAAGTGCCTCGTTCCAACTGCGTATTACATCAAATCCATGTGAGACATCTCCGGAGAAAATATAAAAAGGCCAAAATAACTCTTCGCCATCTAGAGTATACATATATGCAAAACGTATGTCCCCTTTTTCTAATTCCGATTCTTCATTATTTGCATTAAACCCGGATTCTCTTATGACGTCTTGAACAAATTCACTCGGATTGCTAAGATGATGAAAATCTGCCAATTCATTTAATTTGTAATTTTGTTTTGTCATTTGCGAGAAATTCATGCCGTGATTGACAAATTCTGCAGCTAGTCCAGCGACAAATTTTGGAAAATATATCCATGCACCAAATTCATCACCATCTTCATGCAAATAAGGTATTTTAAGTAACATTGTTTTAGTAGCTTTCCAAATTTCGCATTCACGTTTAAACAATGCAGAATTTTCATCATACCAGTCAGGATGTTTTGAGCGTTCAAGTGCTGTCTCTATCTCATCAATGCGCGGCAAAGTAGAATGATGTAATGTAACAACTGCAGCACATTCCTTGTATTCTCTTCTCTTTTTAACTGACGATAGAGTATGATATTGGCCATTTGAATCCACATATCCCTGAACATCAAAAAGAAAAATATTTCTTGCTAAGTATTTGTCAAATCCTGCATCCCAAGCCTTTTTACAATTAGGCATTTCTCTGTTGGCCATGGTTCTTTTTCTCGCTAGACCTGCGTCTCTTGTATAATAACCTAATTCATACCTATCATCAAGGGGTGGCCCATATTCTATTCTGTCAGGACCAAAACGTTCACTAAATCTAACAGTTTCATTTGAGTTATATTCTTTATCCAGTCTTGCCTGTTCTGAAATACCCAGCCCTCTAACCTGAATCACATAGAAAGTTTCTCCATCAAGAACAACACCTTTTTTTATTGGAAAGAATATGGCTCGGAGACTAGACCTAAAAGAAAAAGCTATTCTTGCTTTTTTCTTTAGGTCTGGATTTTGTTCTATAGTTTGCTCGGGGACCGAAAATACACTAAATAAATCTATAGCTTCTTTTTCACTAATACCCAATTGTTCTAAGAACTCATGTCCTACTTCAAGCTTGAGAGATGGCGTGGGCAGTACCCATTGTGGAATCAGGTAATTAGCTCCCATAGATTTCAAATATGCCCTAGCTTCTTCTATTGTCCTAAAACTCATTGCCTCAAGAATAGCTTTTTTATTCTTTTTAGCTTGTATTGAATCTATAATTTGTTTTCCTCTTCCATTGGTGACAGGTATTCGCAGTGAACAATCTGAAATAGGACCAGAACAAACTTCTTGGTTAAATATGAATAAACACAAGAATACCGTG
It encodes the following:
- a CDS encoding helix-turn-helix domain-containing protein, which translates into the protein MKKYVGVKEIAEFIGLPTGTIYYYVSTAKIPHYKFNGKPRFVLAEVDRAIRGNGKGNDSEKVW
- a CDS encoding helix-turn-helix transcriptional regulator, with amino-acid sequence MTEREILAKIQDYMRKHNLRQWEFAKKIGVPDGTLNRWLRGRSNISKAYLKLLKKEGVI